In Flavobacterium cerinum, one genomic interval encodes:
- the glmM gene encoding phosphoglucosamine mutase, translated as MTLIKSISGIRGTIGGKVGDNLTPVDAVKFASAYGTFLKQNSNKEKLTVVIGRDARISGPMIHNLVVNTLVGLGIDVIDLGLSTTPTVEIAVPLEKADGGIILTASHNPKQWNALKLLNEKGEFLSGADGAKILEIAESEAFDFSDVDHLGVVTENDAYMDIHIDEVLNLALVDAEAVKKKQYKVVVDGVNSSGGIIIPKLLEQMGVEVVRLYCEPNGHFPHNPEPLKEHLGDICELVVKEKADFGIVVDPDVDRLAFISNDGEMFGEEYTLVAVADYVLSRTPGNTVSNMSSSRALRDITNKHNGSYEASAVGEVNVVELMKKNNAIIGGEGNGGIIYPESHYGRDALVGVALFLTYLAGQDKTVAELRAGYPQYFMSKNKIELTPQIDVDAILKAMEERYKNENISTIDGVKIDFATDWVHLRKSNTEPIIRIYTEAPTQEQADQLALRIIDEIKVIAGI; from the coding sequence ATGACATTAATAAAATCGATTTCCGGTATCAGAGGAACAATAGGAGGGAAAGTAGGTGATAACCTGACACCTGTGGATGCAGTTAAATTTGCGTCTGCCTATGGAACGTTTTTAAAGCAAAACAGCAATAAAGAAAAATTAACCGTTGTGATAGGTCGTGATGCCCGAATTTCAGGTCCGATGATCCACAATCTGGTTGTAAATACGCTGGTTGGTTTGGGAATTGATGTCATCGATTTGGGATTATCAACTACACCAACGGTTGAGATTGCCGTTCCGTTGGAAAAAGCAGACGGAGGTATTATTCTTACAGCTTCTCATAATCCGAAACAATGGAATGCTTTGAAATTGTTAAATGAAAAAGGAGAATTTTTAAGTGGTGCAGACGGTGCGAAGATTCTTGAGATTGCCGAAAGTGAGGCATTTGATTTTTCGGATGTGGATCATTTGGGTGTTGTAACTGAGAATGATGCATATATGGATATTCATATTGATGAGGTGTTGAATTTAGCTTTGGTTGATGCTGAAGCAGTTAAAAAGAAACAATACAAAGTTGTAGTAGACGGAGTAAATTCATCCGGAGGGATTATTATTCCGAAGTTATTGGAACAAATGGGCGTGGAAGTCGTTCGTTTGTATTGCGAACCGAACGGTCATTTTCCACATAATCCGGAACCGTTAAAAGAGCATTTAGGTGATATTTGTGAATTGGTGGTTAAAGAAAAAGCCGATTTCGGTATTGTTGTCGATCCGGATGTGGATCGTTTAGCCTTTATTTCCAACGACGGTGAAATGTTCGGGGAAGAATATACGCTGGTAGCTGTTGCCGATTATGTATTGAGTCGTACACCGGGGAATACCGTTTCGAATATGTCATCGTCCCGGGCGTTACGCGATATTACAAATAAGCATAACGGTAGTTATGAAGCGAGTGCGGTCGGAGAAGTAAACGTTGTGGAATTAATGAAAAAAAATAACGCCATTATAGGTGGAGAAGGAAATGGCGGAATCATTTATCCGGAATCGCATTATGGTAGAGATGCTTTGGTTGGCGTTGCTTTATTCCTGACTTATTTAGCCGGACAGGATAAAACGGTAGCCGAATTAAGAGCCGGATATCCGCAGTATTTTATGAGTAAGAATAAAATTGAGCTAACACCTCAAATTGATGTGGATGCGATTCTAAAAGCAATGGAAGAGCGCTATAAAAACGAAAATATCTCCACGATTGACGGAGTTAAAATCGATTTTGCTACCGATTGGGTACATTTAAGAAAATCGAATACAGAACCGATTATCCGTATTTATACAGAAGCTCCGACGCAAGAACAAGCGGATCAACTGGCACTTCGTATTATTGATGAAATCAAAGTTATTGCCGGAATATAA
- a CDS encoding SDR family NAD(P)-dependent oxidoreductase, translated as MAQKIVVVTGGSRGLGKNMVLQLAQKGLDVVLTYNSKKEEALEVVKEIEQYGRKAAAVQLNVSDIQSFDTFWSTVQQTLKSHFQTDRFDYLVNNAGIGIHASFADTTEEQFDTLMGIQFKGPFFLTQKALPIIADGGGIVNISTGLARFSFPGYAAYAAMKGAIETLTKYQAKELGSRGIRVNVVAPGAIETDFGGGAVRDNADLNKNIASVTALGRVGLPDDIGGVVAFLCTDDARWVNAQRIEVSGGMML; from the coding sequence ATGGCACAAAAAATAGTAGTCGTAACCGGCGGAAGCCGCGGACTTGGTAAAAATATGGTACTGCAACTGGCACAAAAAGGATTGGATGTAGTACTGACTTATAATAGCAAAAAAGAAGAAGCACTTGAAGTAGTTAAGGAAATTGAACAATACGGCCGAAAAGCAGCGGCTGTACAGCTTAATGTATCCGATATACAATCGTTTGATACCTTTTGGAGTACCGTTCAGCAAACGTTAAAGTCCCATTTCCAAACCGATCGTTTTGATTATCTGGTAAATAATGCCGGTATAGGAATCCATGCTTCATTTGCCGATACTACAGAAGAACAATTTGATACTTTAATGGGAATTCAGTTTAAAGGACCGTTTTTTCTGACTCAAAAAGCATTGCCGATTATTGCTGATGGAGGCGGAATTGTAAACATTTCAACCGGATTAGCTCGTTTTTCATTTCCGGGTTATGCGGCTTATGCTGCTATGAAAGGAGCTATTGAAACCTTAACCAAATATCAGGCTAAAGAATTAGGTTCCAGAGGAATTCGCGTTAATGTTGTAGCTCCGGGTGCTATCGAAACTGATTTTGGTGGCGGTGCTGTTCGTGATAATGCAGACCTAAATAAAAACATCGCTTCCGTTACCGCTTTGGGACGTGTAGGTTTACCTGATGATATTGGTGGTGTCGTTGCCTTCCTGTGTACCGATGACGCCCGATGGGTCAATGCCCAGCGTATTGAAGTATCCGGTGGTATGATGCTATAA
- a CDS encoding 5' nucleotidase, NT5C type has product MKQRLLVDMDGVLADIYAQLIECEYQDLGIRQSIEKMNGTSEVDTFKNALKYIYADGFFRNLPVMDGSVEILRQLNEKYELFIVTAAMEFPNSLIDKFYWLEEHFPFIHWKQIVMCGSKTVVKGDIMIDDHFKNLDYFDGKGLLFTQPHNLSGNDRNHTRVNSWYDVANILL; this is encoded by the coding sequence ATGAAACAACGCTTGTTAGTCGATATGGACGGTGTTCTCGCCGATATATACGCCCAGCTTATTGAATGCGAATACCAGGATCTCGGAATCCGTCAATCCATTGAAAAAATGAACGGAACATCTGAAGTTGATACCTTTAAAAATGCACTTAAATATATTTATGCCGACGGTTTTTTCAGAAACTTACCGGTTATGGACGGAAGTGTCGAAATCTTAAGACAGTTGAATGAAAAATACGAACTGTTTATCGTAACGGCAGCCATGGAATTTCCGAACAGCCTTATTGATAAGTTTTATTGGTTGGAAGAACATTTTCCGTTTATCCACTGGAAACAAATCGTAATGTGCGGCTCTAAAACAGTTGTAAAAGGCGATATCATGATTGACGATCATTTTAAAAATCTGGATTATTTTGATGGAAAAGGGCTTCTCTTTACACAACCTCATAATCTTTCCGGTAACGATCGTAACCACACTCGTGTCAACAGTTGGTATGATGTAGCAAATATTTTATTATAA
- a CDS encoding GNAT family N-acetyltransferase — MNIFRFSFFTMPIRKATLADNDKIQDLLAQMGYPDTGDFIRKKIELLIAHPDEVLLVYEEADTVLAFISIHFIPQLALEGDFARISYFAVDQAARSKGIGKEMESYCVKLARERNCDRIELHSHFRRTKAHQFYERQGYTEVPKYLVKSLK; from the coding sequence TTGAATATATTTCGATTCAGTTTCTTTACTATGCCTATCCGAAAAGCAACCTTAGCCGACAATGATAAAATCCAGGATTTACTGGCTCAAATGGGTTATCCGGATACCGGAGATTTCATCCGCAAAAAAATAGAACTTTTAATAGCGCATCCCGATGAAGTACTATTGGTTTATGAAGAAGCCGATACTGTACTGGCCTTTATTTCCATCCATTTTATTCCACAATTAGCATTGGAAGGCGATTTTGCCCGTATCAGTTATTTTGCTGTCGATCAAGCAGCACGAAGTAAAGGAATCGGAAAAGAAATGGAATCGTATTGTGTAAAACTGGCAAGAGAAAGAAATTGTGATCGTATTGAACTGCATTCCCATTTCAGAAGGACGAAAGCACATCAATTTTATGAACGCCAGGGCTATACAGAAGTCCCAAAATACCTGGTCAAATCACTTAAATAA
- a CDS encoding agmatine deiminase family protein, translated as MSTHNFKTVGEFEPQESVLLIWPLFQYATASKEYDVEAVTISVISLLIDNVNIIVSCYDETTQERAKLELKNHTIAIEKIQFMIFPSEFIFPRDFGAEILVNDQGEHAVVDFNFDSYGILPNNHPISKKMEEYDRAHAKFIAVERLIFTRLTSEGGDREFNGNGILMTIEDTEVNKRNKGWTKEQVEDEFKRIFNLDKIIWLPYATYDDEDMHAGPIPDENGEFLAYRSASANGHIDEMCRFVNRDTILIAHIPMEEALQNPIHALNKERLDLAYTTLIKETDQSGSPFKVIQMPVPEPIYITVKEGDEVYESYQFPYDLLHGKLKDGSPFPKERMKVLPALSYCNFLITNNLVIAQKYYREGMPYIIKEKDETALNILKSVFPDRKVIAIDSIALNLCGGGIHCHTRNVPKS; from the coding sequence ATGAGCACCCATAACTTCAAAACCGTCGGCGAATTTGAACCACAGGAATCCGTTTTACTAATATGGCCGTTGTTTCAATATGCCACAGCTTCCAAAGAATACGATGTCGAAGCCGTTACTATTTCGGTCATTTCTCTTCTAATAGACAATGTGAATATTATTGTTTCCTGTTATGATGAAACTACACAGGAACGGGCTAAACTGGAATTGAAAAATCATACTATTGCTATCGAAAAAATTCAATTTATGATTTTTCCTTCTGAGTTTATCTTTCCCAGGGATTTCGGAGCTGAGATACTGGTAAATGATCAAGGTGAACATGCTGTTGTTGATTTTAATTTTGACTCATATGGTATTCTGCCGAATAATCATCCGATTTCTAAAAAAATGGAAGAATATGATCGGGCGCATGCCAAATTTATTGCTGTTGAAAGATTAATATTCACGCGACTAACCAGTGAAGGCGGCGATCGGGAATTTAACGGTAACGGCATACTGATGACAATTGAAGATACCGAAGTAAACAAACGTAATAAAGGCTGGACTAAAGAGCAGGTAGAAGATGAATTCAAGCGCATTTTCAATCTCGATAAAATAATTTGGTTACCCTATGCTACTTATGACGATGAGGATATGCATGCCGGACCGATACCCGACGAAAACGGTGAATTTCTAGCCTATCGCTCCGCTTCAGCTAACGGTCATATCGATGAAATGTGTCGTTTTGTAAATCGGGATACGATTCTAATCGCACATATTCCGATGGAAGAAGCACTACAAAATCCTATTCATGCCCTCAATAAAGAGCGATTGGATCTTGCTTATACTACACTGATTAAAGAAACGGATCAAAGCGGATCTCCTTTTAAGGTGATCCAAATGCCGGTTCCCGAACCGATTTATATAACCGTTAAAGAAGGCGATGAGGTATACGAAAGTTATCAATTCCCTTATGACTTGCTTCATGGCAAACTAAAAGACGGTAGTCCGTTTCCTAAAGAACGGATGAAAGTACTTCCCGCACTCAGCTATTGTAATTTTCTTATTACCAATAATCTTGTTATTGCTCAAAAATATTATCGGGAAGGTATGCCTTACATCATAAAAGAAAAAGATGAAACAGCTTTAAATATTCTGAAAAGTGTTTTTCCGGATCGAAAGGTGATAGCCATCGATTCTATCGCATTAAATCTATGCGGCGGCGGAATTCATTGCCATACGCGAAATGTTCCTAAAAGCTGA
- a CDS encoding VOC family protein, producing MKLNSGIITTKLAESKAFYTSVLGFGITFENDFYLLLHTPDQQYEISFLLPDHPSQQPLFQSPFTGNGIYLTLEVDDVDSVYLDIQSKAIPISIELRDEPWGDRHFAITDPNGVGIDIVTYSGT from the coding sequence ATGAAATTAAATTCCGGCATTATTACGACTAAGTTGGCAGAAAGTAAAGCATTTTATACTTCCGTATTGGGGTTTGGTATTACTTTCGAAAATGATTTTTATTTGTTACTCCATACACCCGATCAGCAATATGAAATCAGTTTTCTCCTTCCCGATCATCCGTCACAACAACCATTGTTTCAATCTCCTTTTACCGGAAATGGAATTTACCTGACACTTGAAGTCGATGATGTAGACAGTGTTTACCTAGATATTCAAAGTAAGGCAATTCCTATTTCGATTGAACTTCGGGACGAACCTTGGGGCGATCGCCATTTTGCAATTACAGATCCTAACGGAGTCGGAATTGATATTGTTACCTATTCCGGAACATAA
- a CDS encoding AraC family transcriptional regulator → MEKNINIKRLYQPVQPIIRPAFGHVKYQEFKPDIRLSQYIYCYWELKTEQQLEAEFHYRVVADGCMDIYFELNNPIESYVIGFSKNYTEFPLDTTFHYIGIRFYPAMFPLLFHINASELTDRYELLELILPEKAAFIKNHFNPTLDLVTIQSLLDHFYLNRINQHGVKPDFRFFSAMDHILKNSGNITIEGDLNTGISSRQLRRLFAFYVGDSTKTFCKVIRFQNILYRHPQTENKEPNAFLDFGYYDQAHFIKEFKTMYGDTPKNALKK, encoded by the coding sequence TTGGAAAAAAATATCAACATAAAGCGCTTATATCAACCTGTTCAACCTATAATAAGGCCCGCTTTCGGCCATGTAAAATATCAGGAATTTAAACCCGATATACGACTTTCTCAATATATTTATTGTTACTGGGAATTAAAAACCGAGCAGCAATTGGAAGCGGAATTTCATTACAGAGTGGTTGCAGACGGTTGTATGGATATTTATTTTGAACTGAACAATCCGATCGAAAGTTATGTAATCGGTTTTAGTAAAAACTATACCGAATTCCCTTTGGATACGACCTTTCATTATATTGGTATTCGTTTTTATCCGGCGATGTTTCCGCTGCTTTTTCATATTAATGCCTCCGAACTGACCGATCGCTATGAATTACTGGAATTGATACTGCCAGAAAAAGCCGCTTTTATCAAAAACCATTTTAATCCGACATTAGATCTCGTTACTATCCAGTCCCTATTAGATCATTTTTACCTGAACCGGATTAATCAACATGGTGTTAAACCCGATTTCCGTTTTTTTTCTGCTATGGATCATATTCTGAAAAACTCCGGAAATATAACTATTGAAGGCGATCTCAATACCGGTATCAGTTCGCGGCAATTGCGTCGCTTGTTTGCGTTTTATGTAGGCGATTCGACCAAAACGTTTTGTAAAGTGATCCGTTTTCAGAACATTTTATACCGCCATCCTCAAACCGAAAATAAAGAGCCGAATGCATTTCTGGATTTTGGTTATTATGATCAAGCTCATTTTATTAAGGAATTTAAAACCATGTATGGTGATACGCCAAAAAATGCTTTAAAAAAATAA
- the def gene encoding peptide deformylase, protein MKKIYGLLFIFVGMTATAQHFTKEEKALIHAGNGKQKMKVIQFTEPSELIILKSASKDISPNDKDLQVLLERMYQAVTDPEEGGVGIAAPQVGINRNVIWVQRFDKEGEPFEAYINPVIIWRSKLLRKGNEGCLSIPDRSGEVYRNYTIRLTYQDTKGNKKEEIIEGFTAVIFQHETDHLHGILFTDRLEEQSNKHYHNISSETALYLEDRLKRQ, encoded by the coding sequence ATGAAAAAAATTTACGGATTGTTGTTTATTTTTGTTGGTATGACCGCTACAGCACAACATTTTACAAAAGAAGAGAAGGCGCTTATCCATGCAGGAAACGGCAAGCAAAAAATGAAGGTAATTCAGTTTACGGAACCTTCGGAGTTGATTATATTAAAGTCGGCTTCAAAAGATATCAGTCCTAATGATAAAGATTTACAGGTATTATTGGAAAGAATGTATCAGGCGGTAACCGATCCGGAAGAAGGCGGAGTAGGAATTGCCGCACCACAAGTGGGGATTAATCGAAACGTAATCTGGGTTCAACGATTTGATAAAGAAGGAGAGCCGTTTGAAGCCTATATCAATCCGGTGATTATCTGGCGTTCTAAATTATTGCGAAAAGGAAATGAAGGCTGTTTGTCGATTCCGGACCGTAGTGGAGAAGTGTACCGCAATTATACGATCCGATTGACCTATCAAGATACAAAAGGAAATAAAAAAGAAGAAATAATAGAGGGTTTTACAGCGGTAATCTTCCAGCATGAAACCGATCATTTACACGGAATATTGTTTACAGACCGACTGGAAGAGCAAAGTAATAAACACTACCATAATATAAGCAGTGAAACAGCACTGTATTTAGAAGACCGGTTAAAACGACAATAA
- a CDS encoding VOC family protein, whose protein sequence is MKVSLGRVILLVEDYDKAFDFYRRNFFCKKLYDATMPDGQRYVHIGFSDNDTVGIWLLKADNPVQSALIGKQTGGQPTIVIYTNNCEDLYSYVKSNNVEIIEELMITPESTFFHCRDLYGNRLTVVELLH, encoded by the coding sequence ATGAAAGTCAGTTTAGGAAGAGTAATTCTTTTAGTGGAAGATTATGATAAAGCATTTGATTTTTACCGCAGAAATTTTTTCTGTAAAAAACTATATGATGCAACTATGCCTGATGGACAACGTTATGTACACATCGGTTTTTCAGATAACGATACGGTAGGGATATGGCTTTTAAAAGCCGACAATCCGGTGCAATCGGCTCTTATAGGAAAGCAAACCGGCGGACAACCCACAATTGTTATTTATACGAATAATTGTGAGGATCTTTATTCTTATGTGAAAAGCAACAATGTCGAAATCATCGAAGAACTGATGATTACACCCGAAAGTACGTTTTTTCATTGCCGGGATTTATATGGGAACCGGCTAACTGTTGTGGAGCTGCTTCATTAA
- a CDS encoding porin: MEIKTTNSLLTSILFVFLFPIVLWGQSIDSTSVSQPSKPQIKYPQVQFKGLFQARYLVGLTENVDLNGLHHSDGDVTQNSFDIKRMRAQVRAKISERTEVVALVNLADFKSDPKNKVLENAYLKYTFNKHFGITVGQFRPWFGIEETYPVDIIKSMDFSNQYYEFGKNGWTSFQIGAALSGVFDVGKVPFTYAFSVVNGNGRNQEMDKDNGKQYSTRIVMGLSKKNNVNLGLNAGIGEVFKKEVYAFGADLTADFELSDRLFFETQMEAKQAINHNLYFSLPVEERTPYISNYQIRGFYFLPNLRYEIKYKKLSAIEFSCRYEYLDSNFRLNSNVRQSLVPMLGFEFLKDYGARIQLGLQIDRYKHTIDDTTTHNNNLLLLQVQSRL, from the coding sequence ATGGAAATTAAAACTACTAATTCGTTATTAACCAGTATTTTATTTGTTTTTTTATTTCCAATAGTCTTATGGGGACAAAGTATAGACAGTACAAGTGTGTCCCAACCTTCCAAACCGCAGATCAAATACCCTCAGGTTCAGTTTAAAGGACTTTTTCAGGCACGTTATTTAGTTGGTCTTACCGAGAATGTTGATTTAAACGGTTTACATCATTCTGATGGTGATGTCACACAAAATTCGTTTGATATTAAAAGAATGCGGGCTCAGGTCAGAGCCAAAATATCCGAACGTACCGAAGTAGTTGCATTGGTGAATCTGGCCGATTTTAAATCCGATCCGAAAAATAAGGTACTTGAGAATGCGTATCTTAAATATACTTTCAATAAACATTTTGGGATTACAGTCGGACAATTTCGTCCCTGGTTCGGTATTGAAGAAACGTATCCGGTAGACATTATCAAGTCGATGGATTTTTCAAATCAATATTATGAATTCGGAAAAAACGGATGGACCAGTTTTCAGATCGGAGCTGCTTTGAGCGGTGTATTTGATGTCGGAAAAGTACCGTTTACTTACGCCTTTTCGGTAGTGAACGGAAATGGCCGGAATCAGGAAATGGATAAAGATAACGGAAAACAATATTCGACCCGGATCGTCATGGGATTATCCAAAAAGAACAATGTCAATTTAGGACTGAATGCCGGAATAGGAGAAGTTTTTAAAAAAGAAGTATATGCCTTCGGAGCCGATCTTACAGCCGATTTCGAATTAAGCGATCGTTTGTTTTTTGAAACCCAGATGGAAGCCAAACAGGCAATTAACCACAATCTCTATTTTTCATTACCGGTTGAAGAAAGAACGCCTTATATCAGTAATTATCAGATCAGGGGATTTTATTTTTTACCGAACCTCCGGTATGAAATTAAATATAAAAAACTCAGTGCTATCGAGTTTTCCTGCCGTTATGAATACCTGGATAGCAATTTCCGACTTAATTCGAATGTTCGCCAATCATTGGTACCGATGTTAGGATTTGAATTCCTGAAAGATTACGGTGCCCGTATCCAGCTGGGATTACAGATCGATCGTTATAAACACACGATTGATGATACCACCACACATAATAATAATTTGTTGTTATTACAAGTACAGAGCCGTCTTTAG
- a CDS encoding anion permease has translation MKEVNITRVFITLAVGIVLWLIPQPEGVTPEAWHLFAIFVATILGIILKAAPMGTMCMIAIGITAFSQVLAPGEAGKSITLALRGFGDKVIWLIGISFFIARGFIKTGLGNRIAFLFIRIFGKSSLGLAYGLGLADLCLAPAIPSNTARGGGIIYPIMKSMAISFGSEPDKPETHRKLGSYLTLNSYNMNLIASSMFLTGTASNPMCQKFAADLGIKISWMSWAIAAIIPGLVSFFVIPFVLYKLYPPELKKTGDAPQMAAKKLKEMGPVSRNEWLMLLAFFLLLFLWITGDLFSIDATTTAFLGLIMLLLTSVLTWEDIKSEKGAWDTIVWFSVLVMMASSLNELGFIGWFSNLVKVQIGDLSWQIAFPVIVLVYFFSHYMFASATAHVAAMYAALLGVGVSLGIPGLLLAFMLGFIGSLYGTLTHYGHGPAPVFFGSGYVDLKNWWLRGLETGLILLLIYMTVGGLWMKIIGYY, from the coding sequence ATGAAAGAAGTCAACATTACCAGGGTTTTTATCACTTTGGCTGTCGGGATTGTACTTTGGCTGATTCCGCAACCGGAAGGGGTAACCCCGGAAGCCTGGCATTTGTTTGCCATTTTCGTAGCCACGATTTTAGGAATTATTCTGAAAGCGGCTCCTATGGGAACGATGTGTATGATCGCTATAGGAATCACGGCATTTTCGCAGGTATTGGCACCCGGTGAAGCCGGTAAATCCATTACACTGGCCTTACGGGGATTTGGAGATAAAGTAATCTGGTTAATCGGGATCTCCTTTTTTATTGCAAGAGGATTTATTAAAACCGGATTAGGAAATCGTATTGCCTTTTTATTTATCCGCATCTTCGGAAAAAGTTCATTAGGATTAGCGTATGGTTTGGGATTAGCGGATTTGTGTCTGGCTCCGGCCATTCCGAGTAATACGGCTCGTGGCGGCGGTATCATTTACCCGATCATGAAATCAATGGCGATTAGTTTTGGTTCCGAACCGGATAAACCTGAAACGCATCGAAAACTGGGATCGTATTTGACATTGAACAGTTATAATATGAACCTGATTGCGTCTTCTATGTTTCTAACCGGAACGGCAAGTAATCCGATGTGTCAGAAATTTGCAGCTGATTTGGGTATAAAAATTTCATGGATGTCCTGGGCGATAGCTGCGATTATTCCGGGTCTGGTTTCTTTTTTTGTTATTCCTTTTGTATTGTATAAACTATATCCGCCGGAACTGAAAAAAACAGGCGACGCACCGCAAATGGCTGCTAAGAAACTAAAAGAAATGGGACCGGTTAGCCGTAATGAATGGTTGATGCTGCTGGCTTTTTTCCTATTGTTATTTTTATGGATCACGGGCGATTTATTTTCAATCGATGCTACAACAACTGCATTTTTAGGGTTGATCATGTTATTACTGACTTCTGTATTAACCTGGGAAGATATTAAATCGGAAAAAGGAGCCTGGGATACAATTGTCTGGTTTTCGGTTTTAGTTATGATGGCCAGTTCATTAAATGAGTTGGGTTTTATCGGATGGTTTAGTAACTTAGTAAAAGTACAGATCGGTGACTTAAGCTGGCAGATTGCCTTTCCGGTAATTGTGCTGGTTTATTTTTTCAGTCACTATATGTTTGCCAGTGCAACAGCGCATGTGGCGGCGATGTATGCAGCGTTATTGGGAGTGGGCGTTTCGCTGGGCATTCCGGGACTTTTACTGGCTTTTATGTTAGGATTTATAGGTTCTTTATACGGAACATTAACCCATTACGGACATGGCCCGGCACCGGTATTCTTCGGAAGTGGTTATGTCGACTTAAAAAACTGGTGGCTCCGGGGATTGGAAACCGGACTGATTTTACTGCTCATCTATATGACCGTAGGCGGATTATGGATGAAAATTATTGGTTATTATTAA
- a CDS encoding succinate dehydrogenase cytochrome b subunit, which translates to MQSLSRKILMCMTGLFLCFFLIIHLLGNLQLFLPAEKAHLQFNAYSHFLSGNLFIKMVSYVLYTSIILHALYALIITIKNKNSGGSYKNDNRGRASKWYSRNMGVLGTILLVFLIIHFKNFWYEYKFGSLPLDTNGNRDLYTLVVATYQEWWYVVIYVLAMIALGYHLLHGFFSAIRTLGVFHPKFVKWFRYIGIGYSVIISLGFAIIPVYIYFLNTK; encoded by the coding sequence ATGCAATCACTTTCAAGAAAAATACTAATGTGTATGACGGGATTGTTTTTATGTTTTTTTCTGATCATTCACCTGTTGGGAAACCTTCAGTTGTTCTTACCGGCCGAAAAAGCACATTTACAATTTAACGCTTACTCTCATTTTTTATCCGGAAATCTGTTTATTAAAATGGTCTCCTACGTATTGTATACCTCAATCATACTGCACGCGCTGTATGCATTGATTATTACAATAAAGAATAAGAATTCGGGCGGATCGTATAAAAACGATAACAGAGGAAGAGCCAGTAAATGGTATAGTCGGAATATGGGCGTATTGGGGACAATTCTGCTCGTATTTCTGATAATTCATTTTAAAAACTTCTGGTACGAATACAAGTTCGGAAGTTTGCCGCTCGATACAAACGGTAACAGAGACTTGTACACACTCGTTGTGGCAACTTATCAGGAATGGTGGTATGTTGTGATCTACGTATTAGCAATGATTGCTTTGGGATATCATTTGTTGCACGGTTTTTTTAGTGCTATCCGGACATTGGGTGTTTTTCATCCCAAATTTGTAAAATGGTTTCGCTATATCGGAATAGGATATTCAGTGATTATAAGTCTTGGATTTGCCATTATTCCGGTGTATATCTACTTTCTCAATACAAAATAA